Sequence from the Verrucomicrobiota bacterium genome:
TCGCAGCCAGCGCCTCCTCTATACCGCCAACATGAACCTGGCCAAGTCGGCCTGGGACGATGCCAGAGTTAGTCGCGTCGCTGAGCTCCTGGACCAACACCGGCCCGGGCCGGGTCAACTCGACCTGCGCGGCTTTGAATGGTTTTATTTGGATCATCTCCGCCAGAGAGCCTTGCTCACATTGAAAGGGCACACCAAGGGGGTCTATGGCGTGGCGTTTAGCTCGGACGGGAAACGGCTGGCGTCAGCCAGCGGGGACAAAACGGTGAAAATATGGGACTCTCTAACCGGTGACGAAGCGCTCACATTGGAAGGACACGACAAAGGAGTCAACGGAGTCGTGTTCAGTCCGGACGGCAAGCGACTGGCGTCGGCAAGCTCTGATCAAACCGTCAAACTGTGGGATGCTACAACTGGTCAGCAGATGCTCACGCTGAAATGGCTCGGCGCCGGCGCCTTGGGCGTGGCATTTAGCCCGGACGCGAAACGATTGGCGACGGTGAACGGCGAGCTGGGAAAGGCAGGGGACGTGAAAGTGTGGGATGCCATCAACGGAGAGTTGTTGCTCACACTGAAAGTGCAAAGCCGGGGCGTGGGGAGCGTGGCGTTTAGTTCCGATGGGAGACGGTTGGCGTCTGCCAGCGGCGATCAGACAGTGAGCGTATGGGACATCACCACCGGCCAGGCGGCACTCACGCTGAAAGGGCACAGCAGCGGGGTGGGAAGCGTGGCGTTCAGCCCAGACAGCAAACGGCTAGCATCGGCCAGCGGGGATCAGATGGTGAAGTTGTGGGACGTCGCGACGGGGCAGGAGATGCTTACATTGAAGGGACACACCGGCTACGTTATAAGCGTAGCGTTCAGTCCCGATGGGAAACGCCTAGCGTCGGCAAGCCATGATGGGACGATAAAGGTTTGGGACGCGGCGACCGGTCGGGAGACGCTGACTCTGAAAGGACATTCCGCTGAGGTCTGGAGCGTGGCGTTCAGCGCAGACGGAAGACGGTTAGCTTCAGCAAGCTGGGACCAAACAGTAAAGGTGTGGGATATCGCGACCGGTCAAGAGACGCTCACGCTGAAGGGGCATGCCGCTCCAATCGTGAGCGTGGCATTTAGTGCGGACGGGACGCGGCTGGCCTCCGCCATCCTGGATGGAACAGTGAAGGTCTGGGACGCCCGGCCGCGCTAGGAACCGGAAGCTCGATAAGCGAGAAGGCAGCTTGCCTTTGATGACCCGCCTCGAACGATTGGCATCGCCTGCTCAGGAGACCCGGCCCCCGCACTTCCGCGAAATTTCTCAGCCGCGAAGAGGCGCGAAAAGGCACAAAAGGGGGGAGTATCTTTTTGCGCCTTTTGTGCCTTTTTGCGGCGCATCCTCCGTTGCGACTTGGCCGCGGAGTCGATCCCACAGACTCATCAACAAGCCGCTCTCTCTTCGCGTTCCTTCGCGTTCCTTCGCGGTTCAACTCCGGTTTTCAGGTGCGCCCTGGAAAAAGCAGTTCAACCATAGAGAGCACAAAGAACACAAAGCAGGCTTCTATCGTGCAGGACCGATTCGCCCTGTGGGTGGATTGGGCTAATCGTTCAGCTCGCACTGCACATCGTCAAAATTGCTCTCGAACGGCGACGAAATTCTTGACCGCGGATTTCACGGATTGCACGGATCAGGAGCCGGACAGCATCCGTGTAATCCGCGGTCAATTCCTTGGTTGTGGCTTCGCCGCGCCGCGCTCTCTGTGGCTAGCCAACCGCCGTTTTGAGGTTAACCAGTGACAACGCCATTCACCGTTGCCGTGGTCAACGACGATGCCGCGCTGAAGCGAACGCTTTTGCATTCGGCGGCTTGCCGTCACGCCGGGCTCCGTGTTTCAACCTATTCGGCAGCGGAGGCCGCCATGGCGGACGCGCGCCTTGGTCGATCGGATTTCATCTTGATTGACCTGGAGATGCGGCGGGGAGCGGCGTTGGGGATGGGCCGACAAACAGATCGCCTGCCGCCTGGCAATCGCGGCGACGACGGTGAACGATCATTTGAAGAGGGCGTTTGGCAATGGGCTGCCTTGTTCGCATTCAACCGATCCAACTCGTTCAACCAAAGACAGGAAAAACATGGGTCGGCAGTTCTGATCGGGTTAGACCGGTCCTCCTTGGGAATGTTCACGATCCGCGTTCAGAGACTTGGCCGGTTCAAGAAGTAAAGGAACAGACTGAACAGGGCGGAGACGATCAACCCGACGGCGATGGCCCACCGGACGAACTGGGCGTGGCGCCGCCGATTGGAGCGCCCCATGCCTGGGAGGAGATAGTACCGGTGTTCTTCTTTGTTGCGTCTTGAGCGGAACACAGTTCTGAACGCGTGCTTTATAGCTTCGCTTAACGCTGCGGAGGGCAGCCCCAAGGCTCGCCATCCAGTCTAAGGTTATCGTATCGCAAGTTGCTGTGAAGGCAAACCGAAAGGCAGCATATCCCCGCAGTGAACGCCGGTGGGGCGAGGACTCCCGCCGCGCCAATCGCCATCGACGCACGGCTCGGCGGGAGTCTCGCTCGTCCTCGCCCCACCGGCGTTTGCGGAGCGGTTACAGGGCAGCAATGCCCCTGAAATTTCGAGAAGATTCACGTGGAGTGGCTGGCGGCGACGAAGATCGGCAGACCGGCAGGTCTGCCCTACCGGTTTTTAGTGACCGTATCGGGCCACGTCCCTGCGCACTCCTGCCGCTCACGCATTGCACCCGCTCGGCGCTTAGTTTAGCTTCGCGACATGACAAATTTGTCGGCAGCTTGCCGATTTCAGCGAAACCCGACGCACCAAATCCGAATCCCGAAGCCCGAAGCCTTTGGACGCCGGGTTCTGCGGCTGGCTTCCGTGTTCCTGGCAGTTCTGCTGGGTTTCAGCAGTTGCTCTCCAATTTCCGGAGTGCACGAGGGCGAGGAGAAAAACCCGCACTACCTGGCCGGCAAAAGCCGCGTCAATAGCATGGATTACACGGGCGCCATTGAAGCGTTCGAGAAAGCGCTGGAAACGAATCCGCACTCCGCTTCCGCTCATTTCGAGTTGGGTTTGCTGTACGAACAGCGGATGAACGACTACGCCACGTCGATTTACCATTACCAGAAACACCTCAAGCTGCGGCCCAAGTCCAACATGGCGGAAAGCGTGCGCCAGCGCATCGCCTCGTGCAAAGTCGATCTCGCCAAGAGCGTCGCCTTCTCGCTCGTGAACCAGCAGGTCCATTCGCAACTGACTCAACTCACCACCGAAAACGCCGCGTTGCGGGAAGAAATCCAGCTCTGGAAAAACCGGCTGGCTCAGGAAACGTCGCTTGCGAGCAATCGGACGGTCCAGGCGGCAAATTCTCCCCCGGCCAATCCCGTCGGCAACGCGATCAACCGCTCTCCAACGCCTCCGGAGCGCGTGCTGCCGGCGGCCACGCCGCCGATTCAAGCGCGGCCGGCTGCGACCACGAAAACCCACGTGGTGAAACGCGGGGAGACTTTCGCTGCGATTGCGCGAGAATATGGACTGCCTCTGCCCAAACTGCTGGCGGCGAATCCAAGCGTGGAACCGCGAAGGCTCCGGGCGGGGCAAACGATCACCGTTCCCTGAGCGGAATCCTGCACGCGCATGCTCAACCGGATCGCTTTCGCGCTCATTCTGCTCTTCTGGCTCGTCATGAACGCACTCCTCTGGCGTTCTGAATTTCGCGGGCAAGATGAACTGAGCAGCGCGGTGCCGGTCGAGTTGGTCTGGAAAAGAATTCTCACCGCGCCCGATGATTCGGCTTTGGAAATCTCAATCGGGCAACAAAAGGTGGGCTATTGCCGCTGGCGCGCCAACATTGGCGAAGAATTGGCCACGGGCAAAGTAGCCACGGAAGAATCGCAGCCGGAAGGAATGGTCGAGCGCCTCACCGGCTACACCATCGACGTCGAAGGCAACTTGATCCGCCTGGAACCCGGTGGCCGATTTCGATTTGAGTTTCACGCCGGTTTCACGGCTGCCCACCGCTGGAAAGATTTCACCGTTCGGATCTCGGCCCGGCCACGAACTCTGGAAATCAAAGGGTCCGCCGCGTCGGAAGACCTCCACGTCACGTTCACGGACGGCCAGGCGAAATGGGAACGGCGCTGGCCCTACGCGGATTTGGCAGACGCCACGGCGCTAGGCCGCGAGTTCGGCTTGTCCTGGCCGGAGGATTTGGGAGGCGCGTGGAGTTCTTTCATCAACCTCAAAGACGTCGCGCTGGGATTGCGGTGGACGGCCCGGAAGGATTGGCTGCAAATCGGCAGCTCCAAGACCCGAGTGTATCGTCTGCAAGCGCGGTTGTTCGATCGCTATCAGGCGGTCGTGGTCGTCAGCCGGGTCGGCGAAATCCTGCGCGTCGAACTCCCGGGCGGCGCGGTGCTGGTGAACGACGCCCTAATCAATTTGTAGGAACGCGTTTTGAAAATGCCTTTTGGGTGGAACAGGCCACTGGCCTGTTGCGGCAGGCTGCCAGCCTGCCGCAATGTTCGGCGGCAAGTTGCCGCCGAAAACGGGCTGGCAGCCCGTTCCACCCATTTCAAAACACGCTCTGACCAAACTAAGACCGCATGGTTGAGCTGATTGATCTGGTCAAACGATTTGGAGAACTCACCGCCGTGAATGGCGTGCAGCTCGCGGTTCGGCGCGGGGAGTTCTTCGCGCTCCTCGGTCCGAACGCAGCCGGCAAAACCACGACGATCAAAATGATCGCGGGCCTGATGAAGCCGACATCGGGGACGGTGCGCGTCGCCGGTTTCGACGTGCAGGCCAAACCGCTGGAAGCGCGCCAACGTCTGGCCTACGTGCCGGATTTTCCGTTCTTGTACGAGAAACTCACGCCCTGGGAATTTCTCCGCTTCACCGGCCAGCTTTTCCAAATGACCGAAACGCGCATCCAGACGGCGGCGAGGGAACTGGTGGCGCGGTTCAACCTGGAACCTTATCTGGCGAAGCCGATCGAAGGACTCTCTCACGGCACGCGCCAGCGCGTCGCGATTGTGTCGGCCTTGTTGCACGATCCCGAAGTGTTCGTCATTGACGAACCCATGGTCGGACTGGACCCGCAACATGCGCGCGTGGTGAAGGACGTGCTCAAGGCGCGGTCGCTTGCAGGCATGACGGTTTTCGTTTCGACACATCAGCTCAGCGTGGCGGAAGAAATGGCCGACCGGATCGGGATCATGCACCAGGGCCGGTTGATTGCGCTGGGCACGCGCGAGGAACTGCGCCGGCAAAGCGGGGCGTCGGGAGCGCTGGAGAGGATCTTCCTGGCGCTGACGGCTCAAGACGCAGCGAGCGCGCCGGCGAGGGCGCAGGTTCCGTCAGAAGAATTCGTGAGAGGATCGAGGTCATGATCCCTTCCCATGAAGCGCTCCTCCGGACCGTGGCCTTTAGGCCGCTTCAACGCTGGAGTCCGGAGAGTGCGCGGAAGCAGCCTGAAGGCTGCGGTCCGC
This genomic interval carries:
- a CDS encoding LysM peptidoglycan-binding domain-containing protein, whose amino-acid sequence is MTNLSAACRFQRNPTHQIRIPKPEAFGRRVLRLASVFLAVLLGFSSCSPISGVHEGEEKNPHYLAGKSRVNSMDYTGAIEAFEKALETNPHSASAHFELGLLYEQRMNDYATSIYHYQKHLKLRPKSNMAESVRQRIASCKVDLAKSVAFSLVNQQVHSQLTQLTTENAALREEIQLWKNRLAQETSLASNRTVQAANSPPANPVGNAINRSPTPPERVLPAATPPIQARPAATTKTHVVKRGETFAAIAREYGLPLPKLLAANPSVEPRRLRAGQTITVP
- a CDS encoding ABC transporter ATP-binding protein, whose product is MVELIDLVKRFGELTAVNGVQLAVRRGEFFALLGPNAAGKTTTIKMIAGLMKPTSGTVRVAGFDVQAKPLEARQRLAYVPDFPFLYEKLTPWEFLRFTGQLFQMTETRIQTAARELVARFNLEPYLAKPIEGLSHGTRQRVAIVSALLHDPEVFVIDEPMVGLDPQHARVVKDVLKARSLAGMTVFVSTHQLSVAEEMADRIGIMHQGRLIALGTREELRRQSGASGALERIFLALTAQDAASAPARAQVPSEEFVRGSRS